Proteins encoded in a region of the bacterium genome:
- a CDS encoding hydrogenase iron-sulfur subunit, protein MSTDHPERPEAMTSAPQTPRHRPRILVFFCSQCGGAEAPSSSFRVGDVPAVVTTVHFSCAREVTPDDIVHGFRGGADGVLICGCLVRNCPASANDLTVLRDLYRNQVLMKNLGLATDRLREEWILEGTTDTLDALLSDFSRQLAAMGPLTLAGPEPAALREDAGEA, encoded by the coding sequence ATGAGCACCGACCATCCGGAGAGACCCGAGGCCATGACGTCCGCGCCGCAGACCCCTCGCCACCGACCCAGGATCCTGGTCTTTTTCTGTTCCCAGTGCGGCGGCGCCGAGGCGCCGTCGTCGTCGTTCCGGGTGGGCGACGTGCCCGCGGTCGTCACCACGGTGCACTTCAGCTGCGCCCGCGAGGTGACGCCCGACGACATCGTGCACGGCTTCCGCGGCGGCGCCGACGGCGTGCTCATCTGCGGCTGCCTGGTGCGCAACTGCCCCGCCAGCGCGAACGACCTGACGGTGCTGCGCGACCTGTACCGCAACCAGGTCCTGATGAAGAATCTCGGCCTGGCCACCGACCGGCTGCGCGAGGAGTGGATCCTCGAGGGAACCACCGACACCCTCGACGCCCTGCTGTCCGACTTCAGTCGTCAGCTCGCCGCCATGGGGCCGCTCACCCTCGCGGGACCGGAGCCCGCCGCGCTGCGCGAGGACGCCGGCGAGGCCTGA